The segment CTCCAGATTTCCCTACCTTCCGTCTTAGCTTACAGCCCTTGATAGGCGATCAGCTCAGAGAGAGAGAGGGGATAAGCATCCAAGTCGCAGTTGCCGGAGATGCCGCAAATGGCGCCCGTGGAGCTCACCTGCCAGTAGGTCCAGTTATTACCTGTGCCAGGAGCCCAGGCATTGCAGCCGGTGCAGCAGGTCCAGGGATGGCCGGTATACAGATTCCCGCCATTGTAGTTCGCGATCCAAGCCGAGAGGTAGATGCCCGTATTCAGATCGCAGGCGCCAGTGCCGGCGCTGCAATAGATGACGGGATGCATGAAGGTCGTTTTCTTGGCCTTGACGTCAGAGGACCAGGCGTTGAACCAGGCGGTGTAGGTGGTGGCGCCGACATGGCCGCCGAAGACCTCAAAATCCGC is part of the Pedosphaera parvula Ellin514 genome and harbors:
- a CDS encoding glycoside hydrolase family 25 protein, coding for MKASLKSIVMKSSLGLAAALALSVGSQSAQANNLLGIDVSHYQGSPNWTSVAGCGPKYAFAKATEGNYYQDASYNSDMSNGKAAGLQMGAYDFCRPDQLSPATEANYFWAFAGSKITTDGKSLYPMADFEVFGGHVGATTYTAWFNAWSSDVKAKKTTFMHPVIYCSAGTGACDLNTGIYLSAWIANYNGGNLYTGHPWTCCTGCNAWAPGTGNNWTYWQVSSTGAICGISGNCDLDAYPLSLSELIAYQGL